GCCTACGTCAACGTGCGGCTTGAGAAGCGCGGCGGCATGACGGCGGCGGCAGGCGCGCCCAATCCGCCGACACACGGCGATCTGTTTCGCGAAGCGGTGCGTTCATGGCCGGAAGTGGTGGCCTGCGACGCGATGACCGGCGAGATGGATTTCCTGCTGCGGGTTCAGGTGCGCGACATGGATCACTTTTCGCGCTTCGTGCAGGATCAATTGCTGCATCACCCTTCGGTGATCGACGTGCGCTCGAGCTTTTCGCTGGAGCGCATCAAGGAGACGACTGCGCTGCCGCTACGGTAACGGCGCCGAAAAGGAAAAGGGCGGTCTGAGCCGCCCTTTAGCATTGTGTTGCCCGCAGCGCCAATGGCGCGCGGCCGACGGATTCAGGCGACGTCCGCCGTCGGCATGAACGCGCGGAAAACCTGCGACGCGCGATGCGCCTGGCGCTTGATCGCGTAGTCGAACACGGCGGCTTGCTCTTGCAGCATTTCCGCCATGATGCTCGTCTGGTCGG
This Caballeronia sp. LZ062 DNA region includes the following protein-coding sequences:
- a CDS encoding Lrp/AsnC family transcriptional regulator, whose protein sequence is MAEPELDTIDRRILAILQENGRLSNQEIADRVNLSPSPCLRRIRRLEESGVIRGYVALLDAKKLGLGLLAYVNVRLEKRGGMTAAAGAPNPPTHGDLFREAVRSWPEVVACDAMTGEMDFLLRVQVRDMDHFSRFVQDQLLHHPSVIDVRSSFSLERIKETTALPLR